Below is a window of Hydrogenimonas sp. SS33 DNA.
CCATCGAAAAAGGCAAAATCGCTTTCCAGCACATTCTCAAACCTTTTCTGAAAGATGTGAAGGACGGGAAAGTCTCCGCCGCCATCATGGAGATCGGCTCGGAGGAGATGGAGCCCGAGGAGATCATCGAACGGCTCATCATCGCCCTGCATCATCCCGTCAAAGAGAAAGAGGCGAAAAACATCCTCGTCGACGCGACGAAGATTCCCTACGAGACCGCCGAAAAAAAGTAGAACCCCCTTCTACTCCGAAACGATTTTCAAAAACTCCTCTTCCGGTACCGGCGGACTGAAAAAGAATCCCTGGCAGAGTATCGACGGTTCGATCTGACGAAGCTTCTCCACCTGTTCTCTTGTTTCGACCCCTTCGGCCACGATGGTATATCCGAACTGTTTGGCAATATCGACAATGGCCCGGACAAGCGCTACATCATCTTCGTCCGTCAGAATGTCCCGAATAAAGGACCGGTCGATTTTGATCGTTTCAAAATCAAATCGCTTCAGATAAGAGAGTGAGGAGTATCCCGTGCCGAAATCGTCGATCATGAAGCCGATCCCCACCCGGTTGAATCCGGAAATGATCTCTCTGGCTTTTTCACTCTCTTCCATCAAGACACTTTCGGTGATTTCGAATTTCAACATTCTCGGATCGATCCCGTACCGCTTTACCAGCAGCATTACCTCATCGAAAAAATTCTGATGTCGGAACTGTTTGGAACTGAGGTTGACACTGACATAATAGAAATTCAGTTTGCCCTCCTCTTCCCATTTCCTGATATGCCGGCATACCTCTTCGATAACCCAGTGCCCGATTTGATGTATGAGCTTCGACTCTTCCGCCACGGGAATAAATTCCGCCGGCGAAACCGTGGTCCCGTCATCAAGCCGCCAGCGCAACAGCGCTTCGGCTCCGTAAATCCTTTCCCTCTCCATTTCGACAATGGGCTGAAACTCCAGACGAAGCTGATCCCTGTCGATGGCATGGCGCAGCTGATGCTCCAGCCAGATGATACGTCTGAGCCGCTTGTCCATCTCCTCTTCATAGAAGGAGGTGTTCCCCTGCCCTTTCCGCTTGGCGTTGTACATGGCGATATCCGCTTTTCGCAGAATTTCGTCCAGCGGCTGGCTGTCGCCTTTGACGATCACCGCACCGATACTGGTGGTGATATAGAGCTTTTTCCCTTCAATTTCGATCGGTTCGGACATGGCATCGTGAATCTTTCGGCAGATGTGAAAAGTATGTTCCAGGCTTTCCGTCCGGTCTTTGGAGAGCATCGGCAGAAAGATGATGAATTCGTCGCCCCCCAGCCGGCAGACTGTATCGCCCTGCCGCAGCAGGGTACGGAGCCTTTTTGCCGTAATCACCAGAAGTTCGTCCCCGATCCCGTGGCCGTAGGTGTCGTTGATATGTTTGAAACGGTCCAGGTCGAGAAAGAGAATGGCGGAGTAGTACCCTTCGCGGGCCGCCTGGGCGATCTGAAGCCGAAATCTGTCTTCAAGAAGTTTCCGGTTGGGCAGCCCGGTCAAACCGTCATGGTAGGCGAGAAATTCGGCTTTCTGCTGTGCTTTGTGTTCCGACGACTTGTCCTGGACCACCGCAATCCCGCCGATGACGTTGCCGTCGTAGTCCATCAGCGGAGAAAAGACCGTGGAGACCCATATCTCCGAACCGTTTGCGGTGATGACATAGGGGCCCTCGTAATGTACGACCCGTTTCTCTTCGATCACTTTCCGGACGTTGGCAAAAGGCCTGCGGTCTTTGAGCTGCAGCAAATTGCTTCCGAGAATGTTTTCTCTCGGAATCCGCAAGAAACGGGAAAGCGCGATATTGCAGTCGACTACATTATAGTCCCTGTCGAAATAGAAGATCCCCACCGGAGCCTGCTCCGCTATCTGGTCGAGGCGCTGACGGAGAAGTCCGAGTTCCCGATACTGCCGGATCCCCTTTTTCAGAATCTTTCCCAGAATGTCGGTGCTCATGATAAACGTGGCGATGTAGATGAGAGAAAGAAGGGCCAGGATGTAATGGATCGCATCCCCGCACAGCAAAAAGCGGATGACAAGCGCCGACATGACCAAAACCACGTAGGTACGTGACAGGTTCCTGTCGATGGCCAGATTGACGGTTCCGCCGCCGGCCATCCCCACAATGATCAGTGCCAGGATCAGCTCCTGGAGGGGATGCCCCTCCGGGTAGAGGAAGAGAGCGGCAGCCGCCCACAACAGAACCGTCACCGTCACTTCATAGCGGAATCGGCGGTACCGCTTTTCCAGGTTTTTGGATGCGCCGTAATGACAATGCTGTACCGCATGGTATATCCGTACCGCCACGGTTCCGGTAATGGCAGAAAGCCAGATTAAAATCAGCGTATGATCGACGACGGGCCACAAAAAATAGGAGAGAGCAGCAGCGATGAAGAGGGTGAACACCATCGTCGTCGGTACTTTGTCGCATACGGTTTCGACGACCTGTTCCCGAAGAAAGGATTCATAGACTTCGGAAGCTCCTTTCTCTCTTCCCCTCCATCGGCCGACATATCCCGCTATCTTATCCCATATCTTCATTTTGCCTCGTTCTTCATACCGATCCGTCAGACGAACTCTTCCGGTTGTCGCTTACAGGTTTTTTATAAGTGTACGATGATTGCACTTTCATTCCGATAAGAGGATCAGAGCCGCACCACCGTCGCGCCGAAACCGCCCATGTGCTGCGGGGCGTCGGAGAAGCCTTTGACGCTCGGGTGCTCTTTCAGAAACTCCCGAACCGCCCTCGCCAATCTTCCCGTACCGATGCCGTGGTAGACCAGCACTTCGTCAAAACCCGCCAACAAAGCGTCGGAAAGGAATTTGTCCAACTTCTCGACCGCTTCTTCGGAGCGCAGGCCGTGGAGGTCCAGCTTCACCGACGCGGTGGCGTTCTCTCTTTGCAGCTTCACCTCCACTTTCTTCTTTTTGGGTGCTTTGGGAGGGTTGCCGGCGCGCTTGAGCTCGCTTAAGGGAACCCGCAGTTTGATGCCGTCCACGTCGATGGTCGCCTCCTTGGCCTTGAGCGCGACGATTATGCCCCGGTTTTTGCGGTATTTGACCCTGTCTCCGACGGCGAAAACCTCCTGGCGTTTCGGCGCTTCGATTTTGGCTTTTTGGGTGATTTTGTGGGCTTTGTTCAACTGCCGGTGCACGGCGCGCTCGTCCTTGGCTTTGAGCGCCTCCCTGGCGGCCCTGGTCGCTTCGGCGTAGATCGCCTCCAGCTCCCGTTTCTTGGCCGTCAATTCGCTCTCGATGGCGTCGCTGAGTTCCCGGTAGCGCGTTTTTTCCCGCGCCAGCGCCTCGATCTCTTGCTCCAGTTGCGCCCTCTTCTGCCGCAGCTCCTTCTCCAGGGTGCTGGAGCGCTCGATGAGTTCGTTGAGCCGCTCCTTGTCCTCGCCGTAGACCTCCCGGGCTTTGGCGACGATGTTCCGGGGGACGCCGTAACGCTCGGCGGTTTCGAAGGCGTAACTCTTGCCGATGATCCCCTGCAAAAAGGTATAGGTCGGCGTCTGGCTCTTTTCGTCGTAGACCGCCGCCACCAGCTCCACCCGCGGATCTGCCGCCATCATCGCCGCCAGCCGTTTGTGGTGGGTCGTGATGACGATCTTCACCCGACGGCGTACCAACGCCTCGATCATCACTTTAAAGAGGCTCGCCGCCTCGTCGCTGTCGGTGCCCAGCTCGATCTCGTCAACCCCAACCAGCACGTCGTTTTCGCCAAAAAGGCGGGAGAACTGGCGCATCCGCCCGGCGAAGGTGGAGATGTCGTTCTTGACATTCTGCGGGTCTTCGATGATCGCCTCGATCTGCTTGAAACTGCCGATGCGGCTCTTTTGGGGGTGGCAGCGCATCGGCAGCAGGTATTTGGCGAGCCACGCGGCGCTGAGCACCGATTTGAGCAGCATCGTCTTTCCCCCGGCGTTGACGCCGGTGATCATCAGAACCGGCTTGGAGAAGTCGATGCTGACGGGTTTGGGATGGGCGAGCGCCGGGTGGGCGAAGTCGTGCAGCACGATGGCGTCGCCTTTTTGGGGGAGGACGAAGGAGAGGTTCTCCAGACGCGCCATCTGCATCCTTGCCTGGTAGTGGTCGAAGCGGTCGAAGGCGGCGTCGATGAAGCGCAGGAACTTCAGCCACTCCCGCAGGCTCGCCGACACCTTTTTCGCCACCTCGTAGTAGACCTCCTCCAGCCGGCTGGCGATGCCCGACTCCTTCTCCTTGAGCTTCGCCACGTTTTCGGGAATGACATAGAAGAAGCCGCCGGTGGTGCGGCCGATGACGGTCGCCTTGAGGACATGGTTGAAGCCGCCCCTGACCAGCAGCGCCTCTTCGTCGTTGACGTAGTGGATCTGCCGATCCACCAGGTAGGGGCCGAGTTTTGCGCTGTTAAGCAGCCGGGAAAGGCTCTGGCGGATCGCCTCGCGGTTCTGCTGCCGCGCCGCTTTTAAAGAGGCCAGCCGCTCGTCGACTTCGTCGCGCACCTCCCCCTTCTCGTCGAACATCTCGCAAATATCAAGCACCGGCGCCGGAATGACGATCTCCGCCAGCCACGCCCCCAGCACATTCTCGGGGGCGATCTGCTTCAGATAGAGAAAATAGCGGACGATTTTGACGATGTCGAAAATCTCGTCCAGCCCCAACACCCCCTGCTTGGCAAGGCGCATCCATCGCTCCTGCATCTCGGGCACCTTCGGCGGCGCCTTGAACTCCAGCGCTTCCAGCGCCTTGATAAAGCGAAAATGCAGCGCCCTATCACCCTCCATCGAGAGCGGTTTAGGCCGCGCCAGCAGCCCCTCGAAACGTTCGAGGTAGGCGGTCAGGTCAAGTTGGTCGGTCAAATGTCGTTGCATGAATTTCAAAATTTCTATTGTCAGTTGTCTGCACCGCTTTGAAAAGCGGCCAGTTTGTGTTTCAGCACAGGAAGGTGATTGACAAGAATGTCTTCGACGATATAAAGGTCGATTCCTTCGTAATCGTGCACAATATAGTTGCGCGTGAAATAGGCGCCCTCCTTTTCACGCGCAAGTTCCGCTTTTTCTATGAATGTATCATCCAACTTTTTCAATGTCTCCCCAATCTGCGCCAATCCCATGAGTATCGCCATTTTTCCTTCGAAATCTTCCAATGCCGATACCACACCGCCGTGGCGATCTTCTATCCGCTCGATATTTTCGATCATCTCCAGGATGAAATCGATTTTCGCCCGCTCGCTTTTATAAGACAT
It encodes the following:
- a CDS encoding EAL domain-containing protein, with the translated sequence MKIWDKIAGYVGRWRGREKGASEVYESFLREQVVETVCDKVPTTMVFTLFIAAALSYFLWPVVDHTLILIWLSAITGTVAVRIYHAVQHCHYGASKNLEKRYRRFRYEVTVTVLLWAAAALFLYPEGHPLQELILALIIVGMAGGGTVNLAIDRNLSRTYVVLVMSALVIRFLLCGDAIHYILALLSLIYIATFIMSTDILGKILKKGIRQYRELGLLRQRLDQIAEQAPVGIFYFDRDYNVVDCNIALSRFLRIPRENILGSNLLQLKDRRPFANVRKVIEEKRVVHYEGPYVITANGSEIWVSTVFSPLMDYDGNVIGGIAVVQDKSSEHKAQQKAEFLAYHDGLTGLPNRKLLEDRFRLQIAQAAREGYYSAILFLDLDRFKHINDTYGHGIGDELLVITAKRLRTLLRQGDTVCRLGGDEFIIFLPMLSKDRTESLEHTFHICRKIHDAMSEPIEIEGKKLYITTSIGAVIVKGDSQPLDEILRKADIAMYNAKRKGQGNTSFYEEEMDKRLRRIIWLEHQLRHAIDRDQLRLEFQPIVEMERERIYGAEALLRWRLDDGTTVSPAEFIPVAEESKLIHQIGHWVIEEVCRHIRKWEEEGKLNFYYVSVNLSSKQFRHQNFFDEVMLLVKRYGIDPRMLKFEITESVLMEESEKAREIISGFNRVGIGFMIDDFGTGYSSLSYLKRFDFETIKIDRSFIRDILTDEDDVALVRAIVDIAKQFGYTIVAEGVETREQVEKLRQIEPSILCQGFFFSPPVPEEEFLKIVSE
- a CDS encoding endonuclease MutS2, whose protein sequence is MTDQLDLTAYLERFEGLLARPKPLSMEGDRALHFRFIKALEALEFKAPPKVPEMQERWMRLAKQGVLGLDEIFDIVKIVRYFLYLKQIAPENVLGAWLAEIVIPAPVLDICEMFDEKGEVRDEVDERLASLKAARQQNREAIRQSLSRLLNSAKLGPYLVDRQIHYVNDEEALLVRGGFNHVLKATVIGRTTGGFFYVIPENVAKLKEKESGIASRLEEVYYEVAKKVSASLREWLKFLRFIDAAFDRFDHYQARMQMARLENLSFVLPQKGDAIVLHDFAHPALAHPKPVSIDFSKPVLMITGVNAGGKTMLLKSVLSAAWLAKYLLPMRCHPQKSRIGSFKQIEAIIEDPQNVKNDISTFAGRMRQFSRLFGENDVLVGVDEIELGTDSDEAASLFKVMIEALVRRRVKIVITTHHKRLAAMMAADPRVELVAAVYDEKSQTPTYTFLQGIIGKSYAFETAERYGVPRNIVAKAREVYGEDKERLNELIERSSTLEKELRQKRAQLEQEIEALAREKTRYRELSDAIESELTAKKRELEAIYAEATRAAREALKAKDERAVHRQLNKAHKITQKAKIEAPKRQEVFAVGDRVKYRKNRGIIVALKAKEATIDVDGIKLRVPLSELKRAGNPPKAPKKKKVEVKLQRENATASVKLDLHGLRSEEAVEKLDKFLSDALLAGFDEVLVYHGIGTGRLARAVREFLKEHPSVKGFSDAPQHMGGFGATVVRL
- a CDS encoding HepT-like ribonuclease domain-containing protein yields the protein MSYKSERAKIDFILEMIENIERIEDRHGGVVSALEDFEGKMAILMGLAQIGETLKKLDDTFIEKAELAREKEGAYFTRNYIVHDYEGIDLYIVEDILVNHLPVLKHKLAAFQSGADN